The following coding sequences lie in one Vibrio spartinae genomic window:
- the tagH gene encoding type VI secretion system-associated FHA domain protein TagH, translating into MVQSKQPSLNIIVTNVQVLESGLISRTSWTPAGGTIGTATDSFWHLSDKNGAIYPNHCEIVVVDGAFCVRDNCGETYVNGSSMALGRNKLARLENKDEIQVGPYFLRVHLGNTGDDDIASSNVLEQLFDDDRHSLLADDDGEAETLHRNDQIDHSVTDPLMALDELSPQNKDDSYVLIDGDEDEVRAEDENQEQPLLAAEEYYQRPLQETQQENGEYDMTASISLKKIFRFGALKLGRKPKSDVQQAAPVNTRSNHTNATDNQSVHNRSVSHGSVDYQSVNNESEGYGMDENVLDLLEEEVAKSMSSTSEQSDETNHHGKHLLTGPMLDGLGVDLTDSHDMEKMHFLSEELGLSLQSCVKGLLELHKQVTHGHFDMMNRNLQPIEDNPLRLGLSYEETMKTMYDSQKSLVHLSAPAAITESLKSIQDHNEAVQYATTEALTQILAAFSPQVLLRRFNNYKRPNEQRSDSEDAWAWNMYSSYYQELTSNRQKGFEKLFWEIFEQSYDKKIREKQLEF; encoded by the coding sequence ATGGTTCAGAGTAAACAGCCTTCCCTCAACATCATTGTCACCAATGTTCAGGTGTTGGAATCCGGTTTGATCTCGCGGACGTCTTGGACGCCTGCGGGTGGCACAATCGGAACAGCGACAGATAGTTTCTGGCATCTCTCGGATAAGAATGGCGCGATTTACCCGAATCATTGTGAAATTGTGGTCGTTGACGGTGCTTTTTGCGTTCGTGATAACTGCGGTGAAACCTATGTGAACGGTTCATCGATGGCGTTAGGCCGCAACAAGTTAGCCCGATTGGAAAACAAAGATGAAATTCAAGTGGGTCCGTACTTTCTCCGTGTTCATTTAGGTAACACGGGTGATGATGATATTGCTTCCAGCAATGTACTGGAGCAGTTGTTTGATGATGATCGTCATAGTCTGTTAGCGGACGATGACGGTGAAGCCGAGACTTTACACCGCAACGATCAAATCGATCACAGCGTGACTGACCCATTAATGGCACTCGATGAACTCTCTCCCCAGAACAAAGATGACAGTTATGTGTTGATTGACGGTGATGAAGATGAAGTCCGGGCAGAAGATGAAAACCAAGAGCAACCTTTGCTTGCTGCTGAAGAATATTACCAGCGCCCATTGCAGGAAACGCAGCAAGAGAACGGTGAATACGATATGACCGCGTCGATTAGTCTGAAGAAAATCTTCAGATTCGGGGCATTGAAGTTGGGCAGAAAGCCCAAATCAGACGTACAGCAGGCAGCGCCTGTCAATACGCGCAGTAACCACACCAATGCGACAGACAATCAATCTGTGCACAACCGATCTGTGAGTCATGGATCAGTCGATTATCAATCAGTGAACAACGAATCAGAGGGCTATGGGATGGATGAGAACGTACTCGATCTACTCGAAGAAGAAGTCGCAAAAAGCATGTCATCGACATCAGAACAGTCTGATGAAACAAATCATCATGGAAAACACCTGCTGACCGGTCCGATGCTGGATGGCTTGGGTGTCGATCTGACCGATAGCCATGATATGGAAAAAATGCACTTTCTTTCCGAAGAGCTGGGCCTGTCGCTTCAGTCATGTGTCAAAGGATTACTGGAGCTGCACAAACAGGTGACTCATGGTCATTTCGATATGATGAACCGCAATCTTCAGCCCATTGAAGATAATCCGCTGCGATTGGGTCTGTCTTATGAAGAGACCATGAAAACCATGTACGACTCGCAAAAGAGTCTGGTTCATTTGTCGGCACCGGCAGCCATTACCGAAAGTTTGAAAAGCATTCAAGATCATAACGAAGCGGTTCAGTATGCGACGACAGAAGCATTGACTCAGATACTGGCAGCGTTCTCACCTCAGGTACTTTTGCGTCGCTTTAATAATTATAAGCGTCCGAATGAGCAACGCAGTGACTCTGAGGATGCGTGGGCTTGGAATATGTATAGCAGCTACTACCAAGAACTGACGTCTAACCGCCAAAAAGGATTTGAAAAGCTGTTTTGGGAAATCTTCGAACAGTCTTACGACAAGAAAATCCGTGAGAAGCAACTGGAGTTCTGA
- the tssJ gene encoding type VI secretion system lipoprotein TssJ, producing MIVKKFACVLFALLMLTACSSSSSTAADEYNPAEAPTTVTFSMVTDAGVNPNIWGEASPVEVQVFELEDDSMFMSADYDTIKASYKKALRSNFVRDYDYMMMPGQFKFVNAFKISPDTHYIGVMAHFAEPELSEWKKAVKVLNKGREYHLLMLFKDYDVKLEKVE from the coding sequence CTGATTGTGAAAAAGTTTGCTTGTGTTTTATTCGCTTTACTCATGCTTACTGCGTGCAGCAGTAGCAGTAGTACGGCAGCGGATGAATATAATCCGGCAGAAGCTCCGACAACAGTGACATTCAGTATGGTGACGGATGCTGGTGTAAACCCCAATATCTGGGGCGAAGCATCACCGGTTGAAGTACAGGTCTTTGAATTGGAAGATGATTCCATGTTCATGTCGGCTGACTATGACACGATCAAAGCCAGCTACAAGAAAGCGCTCCGCAGTAACTTTGTCAGAGATTACGATTACATGATGATGCCCGGCCAGTTTAAGTTTGTGAATGCATTCAAAATTTCTCCGGACACGCATTATATCGGTGTCATGGCGCATTTTGCCGAACCTGAACTGAGTGAGTGGAAAAAAGCCGTCAAGGTCCTGAATAAAGGCCGAGAGTATCACCTGCTGATGCTGTTCAAAGACTACGATGTTAAATTAGAAAAAGTGGAATAA